In one Streptomyces sp. NBC_00597 genomic region, the following are encoded:
- a CDS encoding hydroxyacid dehydrogenase, with translation MRPNVVLVGSMYAAEAEELLEQHADVRRVDDSDRAAVLEALADAHGLVARYPARIDRELLAAAPNLIAVLSSGRGVDNIDIEAATEAGVVVANNPGLGGKPVSEHFFGLLLMVTRNLAAIHRHGNRAAWGESRLGSHRVELTGKTLGIVGLGNVGGWTARRAHGGFLMRVLAYDPYVSAEKMAEVGAIKVERLEDLLAEADFVTAHPEMNEETEHMFNDKTFAQMKPGAYFVNTSRGRVTDTDALVRAVRSGHLAGAALDVYEDEPLPDDSPLLALDNVVLSAHIADFTVETKRALALNAATQLITALDGKQPPSALNPDAWGRAAERRRELLA, from the coding sequence ATGCGACCGAACGTAGTCCTCGTCGGCTCGATGTACGCCGCCGAAGCCGAGGAACTGCTGGAGCAGCACGCCGACGTCCGCCGCGTGGACGACTCCGACCGGGCGGCCGTCCTTGAGGCCCTCGCCGACGCCCACGGCCTGGTGGCCCGCTACCCCGCCCGCATCGACCGCGAACTCCTCGCGGCCGCCCCGAACCTGATCGCCGTGCTCTCCAGCGGCCGCGGCGTGGACAACATCGACATCGAGGCGGCCACCGAAGCCGGTGTGGTCGTCGCCAACAACCCCGGCCTGGGCGGCAAGCCGGTCTCCGAGCACTTCTTCGGGCTGCTCCTCATGGTCACGCGCAACCTCGCCGCGATCCACCGCCACGGCAACCGGGCCGCATGGGGGGAGAGCCGGCTGGGCAGCCACCGCGTCGAGCTCACCGGCAAGACCCTGGGCATCGTCGGCCTCGGCAACGTCGGCGGCTGGACCGCCCGGCGCGCCCACGGCGGCTTCCTGATGCGGGTCCTCGCGTACGACCCGTACGTCTCCGCGGAGAAGATGGCCGAGGTCGGCGCGATCAAGGTGGAGCGGCTGGAGGACCTCCTCGCCGAGGCCGACTTCGTCACCGCCCACCCGGAGATGAACGAAGAGACCGAGCACATGTTCAACGACAAGACCTTCGCGCAGATGAAGCCCGGGGCCTACTTCGTGAACACCTCCCGCGGCCGGGTCACCGACACCGACGCCCTCGTGCGCGCGGTGCGCAGCGGCCACCTCGCAGGCGCCGCCCTCGACGTGTACGAGGACGAGCCGCTTCCGGACGACAGCCCGCTGCTGGCCCTGGACAACGTCGTGCTCAGTGCGCACATCGCGGACTTCACGGTCGAGACCAAGCGCGCCCTGGCGCTGAACGCCGCCACGCAGCTGATCACCGCCCTCGACGGCAAGCAGCCGCCGAGCGCCCTCAACCCGGACGCCTGGGGCCGTGCCGCCGAGCGCCGCCGCGAACTGCTGGCCTGA
- a CDS encoding adenylosuccinate synthase — protein MAVVGLNWGDEGKGRMVDNLAEDADYVVRYHGGSNAGHTIHTDQGTFKLHSLPSSIMRPDVISILGPGMTVDVEGLLGEIDALAGQPGVAPERLLVSDRASVCFPFHRDLDGLEEERLSHGKYGSTRKGISPAYGDRVMKKTLLVGELFDKEGLPGRLAAVVDWANERITKLYGGAPLVLAEVERWAADVRDRLEPHVADVTALLSRALDENAAVLAEGQLGALKDLYFGIYPFTTSSNCLAGHAPVGMGVPWAKVDHTVGVTKAFSSCVGAGPFVTEFDEERADRLRRQWGEYGSTTNRPRRLGAFDAVATRYGARVQGADAIAITNLDQLTGIGELQVCTAYEQDGTPVPEFTTSPAELDRMKPVYRTFAGWDEDISGIRRYEELPAAARAYVEGIQELLGVPVRHVSVGSHRDALINITEEN, from the coding sequence ATGGCAGTTGTCGGCCTCAACTGGGGTGACGAGGGCAAGGGGAGGATGGTCGACAACCTCGCCGAGGATGCCGACTACGTGGTCCGCTACCACGGCGGCAGCAACGCCGGTCACACCATCCACACCGACCAGGGCACGTTCAAGCTGCACAGCCTGCCCAGCAGCATCATGCGCCCCGACGTGATCAGCATCCTGGGCCCCGGCATGACCGTCGACGTCGAGGGCCTGCTCGGCGAGATCGACGCCCTCGCCGGCCAGCCGGGCGTGGCCCCCGAACGGCTGCTCGTCTCCGACCGGGCGTCCGTCTGCTTCCCCTTCCACCGGGACCTGGACGGACTGGAGGAGGAACGCCTCTCGCACGGCAAGTACGGCTCCACCCGCAAGGGCATCTCACCCGCCTACGGCGACCGCGTCATGAAGAAGACGCTGCTGGTGGGCGAGCTGTTCGACAAGGAGGGCCTGCCGGGCCGGCTGGCCGCCGTCGTCGACTGGGCCAACGAGCGGATCACCAAGCTCTACGGGGGCGCCCCTCTGGTCCTCGCCGAGGTCGAGCGGTGGGCGGCCGACGTGCGCGACCGGCTGGAACCGCACGTCGCGGACGTGACGGCGCTGCTCTCCCGCGCCCTGGACGAGAACGCCGCCGTCCTGGCCGAGGGCCAGCTCGGCGCCCTGAAGGACCTGTACTTCGGGATCTACCCGTTCACCACGTCCTCCAACTGTCTGGCCGGACACGCCCCGGTCGGCATGGGCGTCCCCTGGGCCAAGGTCGACCACACCGTTGGCGTCACCAAGGCGTTCTCCTCCTGCGTGGGGGCGGGACCCTTCGTCACGGAGTTCGACGAGGAGCGCGCCGACCGGCTGCGCCGCCAGTGGGGCGAGTACGGCTCCACCACCAACCGGCCGCGCCGGCTCGGCGCCTTCGACGCGGTGGCCACCCGCTACGGGGCCCGCGTCCAGGGCGCCGACGCGATCGCCATCACCAACCTGGACCAGCTCACCGGCATCGGCGAGCTCCAGGTGTGCACCGCCTACGAGCAGGACGGCACGCCGGTGCCCGAGTTCACCACCAGCCCGGCCGAACTGGACCGGATGAAGCCCGTGTACCGGACCTTCGCCGGCTGGGACGAGGACATCTCCGGGATCCGCCGGTACGAGGAGCTCCCCGCCGCGGCCCGCGCCTACGTGGAGGGCATCCAGGAGCTGCTCGGCGTACCCGTCCGCCACGTCTCGGTGGGCTCCCACCGAGACGCCCTGATCAACATCACCGAGGAGAACTGA
- a CDS encoding ABC transporter substrate-binding protein: MAALTEAAKKEGSLNTIALPSDWAGYGALIDGFEKKYGIKVTVENPEGSSQDEITALKEHRGDGRAPDVIDVGGSFARSAAQQGLLAPYEVAPWDGIPEKQKDPRARWYDNYGGYVSIGCDAKRVKTCPATFADLRKPEYKGKVALNGDPTKSGSALAGVYAAALANGGSFDNIQPGIDFFAELSKNGNFIPVESTPATIEKGETPISIDWDFLNLGYAEEFRAKGADVDWRTAIPFDGSFAEYYAHGVNKDAPHPAAARLWQEYVFGPEGQNIRLGANARPVLMDAMKKDGTLDKAAAENLPTVEGTPSFPTEAQREKARETVNRNWADAVSG; encoded by the coding sequence ATGGCAGCACTGACCGAAGCCGCCAAGAAGGAGGGCTCGCTCAACACGATCGCGCTCCCCAGCGACTGGGCCGGCTACGGCGCCCTGATCGACGGCTTCGAGAAGAAGTACGGGATCAAGGTCACGGTGGAGAACCCGGAAGGGTCCAGCCAGGACGAGATCACCGCCCTGAAGGAGCACAGGGGCGACGGCCGCGCCCCCGACGTGATCGACGTGGGGGGCTCCTTCGCCCGGTCCGCGGCCCAGCAGGGCCTGCTCGCCCCGTACGAGGTCGCCCCGTGGGACGGCATTCCCGAGAAACAGAAGGACCCGCGCGCCCGCTGGTACGACAACTACGGCGGCTACGTCTCGATCGGCTGCGACGCCAAGCGCGTCAAGACCTGCCCCGCGACCTTCGCCGATCTGCGCAAGCCCGAGTACAAGGGCAAGGTCGCGCTCAACGGCGACCCGACGAAGTCCGGCTCCGCCCTCGCCGGCGTGTACGCCGCGGCCCTGGCGAACGGGGGCTCCTTCGACAACATCCAGCCCGGTATCGATTTCTTCGCCGAGCTCAGCAAGAACGGCAACTTCATCCCGGTCGAATCCACCCCTGCCACGATCGAGAAGGGCGAGACCCCGATCAGCATCGACTGGGACTTCCTCAACCTCGGATACGCCGAGGAATTCCGCGCGAAGGGCGCGGACGTCGACTGGCGGACCGCGATCCCCTTCGACGGCAGCTTCGCCGAGTACTACGCCCACGGCGTGAACAAGGACGCCCCGCACCCCGCGGCGGCCCGCCTGTGGCAGGAGTACGTCTTCGGCCCGGAGGGCCAGAACATCCGGCTCGGCGCCAATGCACGCCCCGTGCTGATGGACGCCATGAAGAAGGACGGCACCCTCGACAAGGCCGCCGCGGAGAACCTGCCGACGGTCGAGGGCACGCCGTCGTTCCCGACGGAGGCCCAGCGGGAGAAGGCGCGGGAGACGGTCAACCGCAACTGGGCCGATGCCGTCTCGGGCTGA